Proteins encoded in a region of the Macadamia integrifolia cultivar HAES 741 unplaced genomic scaffold, SCU_Mint_v3 scaffold540, whole genome shotgun sequence genome:
- the LOC122069159 gene encoding 65-kDa microtubule-associated protein 5 isoform X3, whose product MIPSISETTCGSLLQELQRIWDEIGESDSERDKMLLQLEQMCLDVYRRKVEQTSKYKADLHQELAEAEAEAASLISALGERASFSLSENARGTLKDQISAIKPVLEDLRRKKGERVKDFMEVQSQIVRVCAEMGGTVQLGNWANYQVDERDLTVKKLGNLKSQLQELQTEKSLRLQKINGHVNSIHELTAEMSIDFLKTINEVHPSLVDSSNSLSKNISNDTLSRLAGVVHSLQEEKKKRLQKLQDLGSTLMELWNLMDTPVDEQKRFDHVTSLISASVSDVPRQESLALGVIEETEVEVERLNILKTSKMKELILKKQNELEEICREVHLDVDSDSARQILMSLIDSGNVDLSDLLASMDNRVAKAKEQALTRKEILDKVEKWTFSCEEESWLDDYERDQNRYSAGRGAHKNLKRAEKARILVGKIPSLIENLTTRVKAWEEEKGIKFMYGKVPLLQNLEEYRVLRQEREEDKRRNREQKRLQEQLTAEQEALFGSKPSPMRPPILRKPLGQSTNSNTIIGTPTGRRMATPSGHHVISAGKERKDNGKIGAVIPVNYVALPKDDSVSH is encoded by the exons ATGATCCCTTCCATATCAGAGACCACTTGTGGTTCTCTTCTCCAAGAATTACAG AGGATTTGGGATGAAATTGGGGAGAGTGACAGCGAGAGGGACAAGATGCTTCTGCAGCTTGAACAAATGTGTCTTGATGTTTACAGAAGGAAGGTTGAACAGACAAGCAAGTATAAGGCTGATTTACATCAAGAATTGGCCGAGGCGGAGGCTGAAGCTGCGAGCCTCATCTCTGCACTTGGAGAACGAGCTTCCTTCTCTCTA TCTGAGAATGCAAGGGGTACTCTTAAAGATCAGATAAGTGCCATAAAACCCGTCTTGGAAGATTTGagacggaagaaaggggaacgGGTAAAGGATTTTATGGAGGTTCAGTCGCAGATTGTTCGAGTCTGTGCAGAAATGGGTGGTACTGTCCAGCTTGGAAATTGGGCAAATTACCAAGTGGATGAGCGGGACTTGACTGTTAAGAAATTGGGGAACTTAAAGTCTCAACTTCAGGAACTCCAGACAGAGAAG AGTTTGAGGTTGCAGAAGATTAATGGTCATGTTAACTCTATCCATGAGTTGACAGCCGAAATGTCAATTGATTTTCTTAAAACAATAAACGAGGTTCATCCAAGCTTGGTTGATTCTTCAAATAGTCTATCAAAGAATATTAGCAACGACACCCTTTCTAGATTGGCTGGAGTAGTTCATTCGttacaagaagagaaaaagaaaaggctgcaaAAG CTTCAAGATTTGGGGAGCACGCTCATGGAATTGTGGAATCTCATGGACACTCCTGTTGATGAGCAAAAAAGATTTGACCATGTTACTTCTTTGATTTCTGCCTCCGTCAGTGATGTCCCAAGGCAAGAAAGTCTTGCCCTTGGTGTCATTGAGGAG ACGGAGGTTGAAGTTGAGAGATTGAATATTCTGAAAACTAGCAAGATGAAGGAATTGATCTTGAAGAAGCAGAATGAACTTGAAGAAATCTGCAGGGAGGTTCATTTGGACGTAGATAGTGATTCAGCTCGGCAGATTCTCATGAGCCTTATTGATTCTG GGAATGTTGATCTATCTGATTTGCTAGCAAGTATGGATAATCGAGTTGCAAAAGCTAAAGAGCAAGCGCTAACTAGAAAGGAAATTTTGGATAAAGTCGAAAAATGGACATTTTCTTGTGAGGAGGAAAGTTGGCTTGATGACTATGAAAGG GATCAAAATCGGTATAGTGCTGGCAGAGGGGCACATAAAAATTTGAAACGTGCAGAGAAAGCACGGATATTAGTCGGCAAAATACCAT CTCTCATTGAGAATTTGACAACCAGAGTTAAAGCATGGGAGGAGGAGAAAGGAATCAAATTCATGTATGGCAAG GTTCCCTTACTACAGAACTTAGAGGAATATAGAGTACTGCGccaggagagagaagaggataAACGAAGAAATCGG GAACAGAAGCGGTTACAGGAGCAGCTCACTGCAGAACAAGAGGCACTCTTTGGGTCAAAACCAAGCCCAATGAGGCCACCTATATTGAGAAAGCCTTTGGGTCAGAGCACCAACTCGAATACAATCATTGGAACTCCAACAGGTCGCCGAATGGCAACTCCTTCAGGTCATCATGTGATCTCAGCAGGCAAGGAACGAAAAGACAATGGCAAGATTGGTGCTGTAATTCCTGTGAACTATGTTGCTCTTCCCAAGGATGATTCAGTATCAC attga
- the LOC122069159 gene encoding 65-kDa microtubule-associated protein 5 isoform X1: MIPSISETTCGSLLQELQRIWDEIGESDSERDKMLLQLEQMCLDVYRRKVEQTSKYKADLHQELAEAEAEAASLISALGERASFSLSENARGTLKDQISAIKPVLEDLRRKKGERVKDFMEVQSQIVRVCAEMGGTVQLGNWANYQVDERDLTVKKLGNLKSQLQELQTEKSLRLQKINGHVNSIHELTAEMSIDFLKTINEVHPSLVDSSNSLSKNISNDTLSRLAGVVHSLQEEKKKRLQKLQDLGSTLMELWNLMDTPVDEQKRFDHVTSLISASVSDVPRQESLALGVIEETEVEVERLNILKTSKMKELILKKQNELEEICREVHLDVDSDSARQILMSLIDSGNVDLSDLLASMDNRVAKAKEQALTRKEILDKVEKWTFSCEEESWLDDYERDQNRYSAGRGAHKNLKRAEKARILVGKIPSLIENLTTRVKAWEEEKGIKFMYGKVPLLQNLEEYRVLRQEREEDKRRNREQKRLQEQLTAEQEALFGSKPSPMRPPILRKPLGQSTNSNTIIGTPTGRRMATPSGHHVISAGKERKDNGKIGAVIPVNYVALPKDDSVSRNASAVVFP, from the exons ATGATCCCTTCCATATCAGAGACCACTTGTGGTTCTCTTCTCCAAGAATTACAG AGGATTTGGGATGAAATTGGGGAGAGTGACAGCGAGAGGGACAAGATGCTTCTGCAGCTTGAACAAATGTGTCTTGATGTTTACAGAAGGAAGGTTGAACAGACAAGCAAGTATAAGGCTGATTTACATCAAGAATTGGCCGAGGCGGAGGCTGAAGCTGCGAGCCTCATCTCTGCACTTGGAGAACGAGCTTCCTTCTCTCTA TCTGAGAATGCAAGGGGTACTCTTAAAGATCAGATAAGTGCCATAAAACCCGTCTTGGAAGATTTGagacggaagaaaggggaacgGGTAAAGGATTTTATGGAGGTTCAGTCGCAGATTGTTCGAGTCTGTGCAGAAATGGGTGGTACTGTCCAGCTTGGAAATTGGGCAAATTACCAAGTGGATGAGCGGGACTTGACTGTTAAGAAATTGGGGAACTTAAAGTCTCAACTTCAGGAACTCCAGACAGAGAAG AGTTTGAGGTTGCAGAAGATTAATGGTCATGTTAACTCTATCCATGAGTTGACAGCCGAAATGTCAATTGATTTTCTTAAAACAATAAACGAGGTTCATCCAAGCTTGGTTGATTCTTCAAATAGTCTATCAAAGAATATTAGCAACGACACCCTTTCTAGATTGGCTGGAGTAGTTCATTCGttacaagaagagaaaaagaaaaggctgcaaAAG CTTCAAGATTTGGGGAGCACGCTCATGGAATTGTGGAATCTCATGGACACTCCTGTTGATGAGCAAAAAAGATTTGACCATGTTACTTCTTTGATTTCTGCCTCCGTCAGTGATGTCCCAAGGCAAGAAAGTCTTGCCCTTGGTGTCATTGAGGAG ACGGAGGTTGAAGTTGAGAGATTGAATATTCTGAAAACTAGCAAGATGAAGGAATTGATCTTGAAGAAGCAGAATGAACTTGAAGAAATCTGCAGGGAGGTTCATTTGGACGTAGATAGTGATTCAGCTCGGCAGATTCTCATGAGCCTTATTGATTCTG GGAATGTTGATCTATCTGATTTGCTAGCAAGTATGGATAATCGAGTTGCAAAAGCTAAAGAGCAAGCGCTAACTAGAAAGGAAATTTTGGATAAAGTCGAAAAATGGACATTTTCTTGTGAGGAGGAAAGTTGGCTTGATGACTATGAAAGG GATCAAAATCGGTATAGTGCTGGCAGAGGGGCACATAAAAATTTGAAACGTGCAGAGAAAGCACGGATATTAGTCGGCAAAATACCAT CTCTCATTGAGAATTTGACAACCAGAGTTAAAGCATGGGAGGAGGAGAAAGGAATCAAATTCATGTATGGCAAG GTTCCCTTACTACAGAACTTAGAGGAATATAGAGTACTGCGccaggagagagaagaggataAACGAAGAAATCGG GAACAGAAGCGGTTACAGGAGCAGCTCACTGCAGAACAAGAGGCACTCTTTGGGTCAAAACCAAGCCCAATGAGGCCACCTATATTGAGAAAGCCTTTGGGTCAGAGCACCAACTCGAATACAATCATTGGAACTCCAACAGGTCGCCGAATGGCAACTCCTTCAGGTCATCATGTGATCTCAGCAGGCAAGGAACGAAAAGACAATGGCAAGATTGGTGCTGTAATTCCTGTGAACTATGTTGCTCTTCCCAAGGATGATTCAGTATCACGTAATGCTTCAGCTGTTGTATTTCCTTGA
- the LOC122069159 gene encoding 65-kDa microtubule-associated protein 5 isoform X2, with the protein MIPSISETTCGSLLQELQRIWDEIGESDSERDKMLLQLEQMCLDVYRRKVEQTSKYKADLHQELAEAEAEAASLISALGERASFSLSENARGTLKDQISAIKPVLEDLRRKKGERVKDFMEVQSQIVRVCAEMGGTVQLGNWANYQVDERDLTVKKLGNLKSQLQELQTEKSLRLQKINGHVNSIHELTAEMSIDFLKTINEVHPSLVDSSNSLSKNISNDTLSRLAGVVHSLQEEKKKRLQKLQDLGSTLMELWNLMDTPVDEQKRFDHVTSLISASVSDVPRQESLALGVIEETEVEVERLNILKTSKMKELILKKQNELEEICREVHLDVDSDSARQILMSLIDSGNVDLSDLLASMDNRVAKAKEQALTRKEILDKVEKWTFSCEEESWLDDYERDQNRYSAGRGAHKNLKRAEKARILVGKIPSLIENLTTRVKAWEEEKGIKFMYGKVPLLQNLEEYRVLRQEREEDKRRNRKRLQEQLTAEQEALFGSKPSPMRPPILRKPLGQSTNSNTIIGTPTGRRMATPSGHHVISAGKERKDNGKIGAVIPVNYVALPKDDSVSRNASAVVFP; encoded by the exons ATGATCCCTTCCATATCAGAGACCACTTGTGGTTCTCTTCTCCAAGAATTACAG AGGATTTGGGATGAAATTGGGGAGAGTGACAGCGAGAGGGACAAGATGCTTCTGCAGCTTGAACAAATGTGTCTTGATGTTTACAGAAGGAAGGTTGAACAGACAAGCAAGTATAAGGCTGATTTACATCAAGAATTGGCCGAGGCGGAGGCTGAAGCTGCGAGCCTCATCTCTGCACTTGGAGAACGAGCTTCCTTCTCTCTA TCTGAGAATGCAAGGGGTACTCTTAAAGATCAGATAAGTGCCATAAAACCCGTCTTGGAAGATTTGagacggaagaaaggggaacgGGTAAAGGATTTTATGGAGGTTCAGTCGCAGATTGTTCGAGTCTGTGCAGAAATGGGTGGTACTGTCCAGCTTGGAAATTGGGCAAATTACCAAGTGGATGAGCGGGACTTGACTGTTAAGAAATTGGGGAACTTAAAGTCTCAACTTCAGGAACTCCAGACAGAGAAG AGTTTGAGGTTGCAGAAGATTAATGGTCATGTTAACTCTATCCATGAGTTGACAGCCGAAATGTCAATTGATTTTCTTAAAACAATAAACGAGGTTCATCCAAGCTTGGTTGATTCTTCAAATAGTCTATCAAAGAATATTAGCAACGACACCCTTTCTAGATTGGCTGGAGTAGTTCATTCGttacaagaagagaaaaagaaaaggctgcaaAAG CTTCAAGATTTGGGGAGCACGCTCATGGAATTGTGGAATCTCATGGACACTCCTGTTGATGAGCAAAAAAGATTTGACCATGTTACTTCTTTGATTTCTGCCTCCGTCAGTGATGTCCCAAGGCAAGAAAGTCTTGCCCTTGGTGTCATTGAGGAG ACGGAGGTTGAAGTTGAGAGATTGAATATTCTGAAAACTAGCAAGATGAAGGAATTGATCTTGAAGAAGCAGAATGAACTTGAAGAAATCTGCAGGGAGGTTCATTTGGACGTAGATAGTGATTCAGCTCGGCAGATTCTCATGAGCCTTATTGATTCTG GGAATGTTGATCTATCTGATTTGCTAGCAAGTATGGATAATCGAGTTGCAAAAGCTAAAGAGCAAGCGCTAACTAGAAAGGAAATTTTGGATAAAGTCGAAAAATGGACATTTTCTTGTGAGGAGGAAAGTTGGCTTGATGACTATGAAAGG GATCAAAATCGGTATAGTGCTGGCAGAGGGGCACATAAAAATTTGAAACGTGCAGAGAAAGCACGGATATTAGTCGGCAAAATACCAT CTCTCATTGAGAATTTGACAACCAGAGTTAAAGCATGGGAGGAGGAGAAAGGAATCAAATTCATGTATGGCAAG GTTCCCTTACTACAGAACTTAGAGGAATATAGAGTACTGCGccaggagagagaagaggataAACGAAGAAATCGG AAGCGGTTACAGGAGCAGCTCACTGCAGAACAAGAGGCACTCTTTGGGTCAAAACCAAGCCCAATGAGGCCACCTATATTGAGAAAGCCTTTGGGTCAGAGCACCAACTCGAATACAATCATTGGAACTCCAACAGGTCGCCGAATGGCAACTCCTTCAGGTCATCATGTGATCTCAGCAGGCAAGGAACGAAAAGACAATGGCAAGATTGGTGCTGTAATTCCTGTGAACTATGTTGCTCTTCCCAAGGATGATTCAGTATCACGTAATGCTTCAGCTGTTGTATTTCCTTGA